The following nucleotide sequence is from Glycine max cultivar Williams 82 chromosome 9, Glycine_max_v4.0, whole genome shotgun sequence.
CACGGTGGCATTTTTGAAATTTAGATGAACTTTTTCTCATGTCAACAACGGTTACTGTAAAACCGCCTTTGTTTCTAAGCAAACTACATCGGTCTTCTATATACCACCGTCTTtgaattgttaatattttaaatgattttttgattttcttaaaattactaCTACTCGCGCGTCTGAATAAACCCTAAAGTTCTATCATGTATAGTGTCGTCTCGTTCACAGAGAGAGGTAGCTCAATCCCTCTCCCTTTCCCTCCCCGCCTGTAATGGATAACCCCTCCTTAACCACCttcccctctctctctttctcaatccaagcttttcatttttaatttttttttcttgtgtagAAGAAATGGGGAAGAAGCAGAACGAGATCCAAAAAACGGGGCTAGGTCGAGCCCTGCTGTCTCGCTTCTACAGGAAGAAGTTCCTTGAATCCTTCACCGAAGTCTCCGACATCGACGCCGTCGTCGAGCAATCCCTAGAACCCCTCCCCAAACTCGCCGCTGCCGCTTCAACCACTCTTATCAGCCTGTGAGTATTCTTTCTTTGTGACATTTATTTCTATTGTTGTTATGTGAGAGTAGTGAACCAGGTTCCGTGCCTGATGAAACGACAACATCAATAAACATGCTAGCTTTTACTCGTCGCAATGTTAgggattttgttttttatttgttttcattgCATGATATACTGATGAATTTGCTTTTCCAATAATTAGATGCTGTGTTTTTACTTTTCAGTGTACATTGGAAATtggttgaaaattgaaattcgttTATTTTTCGCTGtaaccttcaatttttttttctatacccCAATATTCAATTCGTTTATTTTGTGGGGTATTTTTATAATGGGCacgttgaaaattgaaattttcaaatgGGTTGTGTTGTTGGGTGCAGGGAACTTATTGAGAGGATCATCGTGTTCGGGTTTTATTATAGGGAGATGGAGCGGTTTTCAGGAAAGTGCAGGGATTTAAGTTGGATAAGGTCTGCAAATGCGAACCCTTTGGAGAAAAAGGAGAAGGGAAGTGTTTATCGTAGGGCACTTGCCAATGGCATTGTTGAAATACTCTCAGTTTATAGGTCTGCGGTTCTGCATATTGAGCAGAAGTTGTTGTCTGAAAACATGCCTatcttggccacagttactcagGGCCTTAACAAGGTAATTTTTTCTGTTCCCaccttttttttgtgtgtgtgtgtgtattttgaTATTGTCTTTGTTTTTTACTTGCTTTCCAGTTTCTTTGCCTTTTGCCTCCTCTGTATGAGCTCATCCTAGAGATTGAGCGTGATGATATTCGTGGAGGTCAGCTTCTTAATCTTCTACATAAGAGATGCCACTGTGGAGTGCCTGAATTACAGACTTGCATGCAAAGGTATGCAGTTCTTTTCACGTGTAGTATTCTTGGTAATGTTAAGATGCAGGTTGTGTCATTTCCAACTATGTGATGATATGCCTCTAATGCTGTTGTGTTAGGCTAGTAGTTAGTAAACATTTGTGGTTTTAAGTCATGAATGTTTTAGTGTTGTTTGTAAACATAGCATGTCCCTCCAATTTTTTGTGCCAAGCTTTGCCACTGCTAGCTAGTCCCTCTACTCGTTTTCTAACTTCTATTATATCACTATTGGATAGAGGATACTTGGAAGGTGGGTCCATATATAGGAAGATTCTGTGTTTCTATCCATTTCAAGTGTCATCTccctctttttcattctctgctTTTCTCTATCGTCTCACCTAGGCATGTATTCCTTTACTATATCAATTTTTATGCGCAAGTCTAAGCACCAATAAAATTTGCAATAATCAAtcttttcatcaccattttggCAAATATCAATTCAACCATTATACCACAGTTACTaataaattagaaagaaaaacacATTACACCCTCCTTGTTCATTGTCATCTACATTGAATTGAAGCTCCACCAACCTCTTCTGCCACCTTTGTTTTCAGTTTCCAAACTCTCATGGGGATATTAATTGTTCTGCTTATTTTACTTATCATTCATATACACGGGAATGGTCATCACAAAGAGGCAAGAGGAAATATTAATCCAAAGAGGGGCTGTGATTTGTTTCAAGGTAACTGGGTTATTGATGATTCATACCCTCTTCATAATACCTCAGAATGTCCCTTTATTCTCAAGGAATTTGATTGCCAAAAGAATGGTCGTCCTGATAAACTCTATGTCAAGTACAGATGGCAGCCTAAAGACTGCAACTTACCAAGGTGCATGTCCTTTAATATATTTCTTGTCTTTATGTTCGTTCTCATAGCATAATACTATTTGATCATACCTCACCCAATCAGATTTTCTGGTGATCCCCTTCCCTCCTTTTGTGTTTATACCCAAAATTATATTTGGCATGTGTTACAATTTACTTTAATCTATTTCCATGTCTATGACTATTACTTTGAAACTGCTTAATATTGTTTTCCAATCAAAATTGATGTTTTACTTTGATAGTCAGAATTTACTTTTAATGAAATCCTTTATCATGTATTTTAGTAAGGTGAAACTCCAATTCTGATCCTTATAATTGCATTTAAGTTTTGTTTGAGAAGAAATAACCATATTTAgttctatttatattattatcttcgAACGACTCCACAGTAAATACTTGATCTCTCCAATTAGAATTTTTGGGACACAATAGAGTATACCCATCGTCCACCAATCAATTAGTGCTTCTTTTATGGACCAAAGATATTAACAATAGTTTTGGATTTCTTCTATATTATTGGACTTTTAATTAAGACTTTGGACTTGAATATAACATCTGATGTAGATTTCACATTTCCTTGGGTCCACTTGTGACTAATTAAGAGAAAACCACATGTTAGAGGAAAGCGATTTACTTGCTTTCTAAGCCACTTAAAAGGGCTAACCACAAATCATAAAGACACTATAGAAAGTATAAATTGTAGACTTATACAACTTATATGGTAttctttacaattttttataatattttttctatttttctcatcccatcatttacctaatcccacacttttctctctttttattatatgaaaatttatatattctacaaatatgttttttctttctttttttggaatatatatattgtaGCTGCATCCTAGACTTAGAGACAGAGACTGCCAAACTGGGTCGGGGAGCAGTGCCCGTTGAGATACATGCTTGTTGAGTTGTTGGCAAATCCTCATGAGCTTTAATGTAAATAGtatgtgtgtgaatatatatatacctcatGAGCTTTATTGTTGGCAAATCCTCATGATTAcaaattgataaataataataccTCTTAGCGGCTGGactcttaatttattaatttatgatattagaTTAGATTCGCATGTATGTATgcaggtaaaaaaaaatgtgattaaacAATTTATTCAATGATTTTTGGtgtttacggaaaaagaataatGTGATGCttccatatatttttaaagGATAATGGTGGCCTGAGAAAAACAGCAgacataaaatatcatatttattgaaaatacaCCGACACAATTTGAGAGAAGAAAGACTACATTGACTCAGCCTACActtatatgatatgatatagCATAATTGCATCCTGATTGAAATAGCTAATTATTAAAGAACTTAGTGTTTATCTGTTCTATCATTTAATCAATTTGTAATCATTGTACAATAATGATATCACGTGCTGAGACTCTAATGGAGTAATATGCCCAAATAAATTGTAATAGAGTAACACttgcaataaaataatacattaaaaaaatgttattaacagtaatgatatatatatatatatacatatatatatatatatatatatat
It contains:
- the LOC102666534 gene encoding gamma-tubulin complex component 4 homolog, with the translated sequence MGKKQNEIQKTGLGRALLSRFYRKKFLESFTEVSDIDAVVEQSLEPLPKLAAAASTTLISLELIERIIVFGFYYREMERFSGKCRDLSWIRSANANPLEKKEKGSVYRRALANGIVEILSVYRSAVLHIEQKLLSENMPILATVTQGLNKFLCLLPPLYELILEIERDDIRGGQLLNLLHKRCHCGVPELQTCMQRYAVLFTCSILGNVKMQVVSFPTM